Below is a genomic region from Lemur catta isolate mLemCat1 chromosome 15, mLemCat1.pri, whole genome shotgun sequence.
GCACCACTTCCTtcacccctctccctgggacgACAGGGTCTCCTTTGGCCTAGTAATGGAGCAGAgcggagagaagaggaggggacgGCGTCTGTTTTCCACAGCTCTGAAGTCCCTGTGAGGTGGACAGAGGGGCCCAGAGTGGTGGGGGGAGGCCTgagtgggcagggccctggagcCCAGCAGGTTCCCTGGGGGCCCCGCCCTCACCCCAGGAAGCTGGCTTTGTTGGCAGAGAGGTCAGAGCTGTGTCCTGCTCTGACCAGGAGTGGCCTAGGTCCTAGAGGGCCAGGAGGGAACAGAGTGTCCTCTGTCCCGCCGCCCAGGGTGTGTTTCCCCCACCCTCCCTTGGTAGGAATTAGTCACTCAGGGCCGGATGAGGGTGGGtgtctggtgcctgggctggaaGGAGCCTGAGGGAGACACTGGGGGAGAGAAGTCCACCCCGGTGGGTTCCCCTTCCTGCTGCGTGTTGCCCCAGGAGGAGACATTGAGGGCACAGTGTTAAGTCCAGGTGTTTGTTGTGTTCAGGCTAGAAAAGGAAGCGTCCCCAGAGTCCTCTGCTGCTTGTCATAGTCCTTCAGGCGGGGCTGGACCACAAGCCCGAGGTGCCACTCTGAGTTCCAGTGACCACCATGGCGGTGGCCACGCCACTCATGCAGGCTGTGCCCGGAAGGCCCGTTGCAGCCTCACCCAGGAAGCGTGAACCCCGTAGGTGCCAGTCCGCCTCTGCCGCCAGCGCTGGCTGAAGGCAAAGCAGAGCAGGATGGACGCCACAAACAGGAACAGCAGTACCGACACAGCTGCAATGATGACGGGCATCTGGCTGTCCTGCATGGgctctggggagggaagaggcagtGGTCCTAGACGTCCTGTGGTGCCAGGGCccaaggggaggggaggcccacccatccccacccactCGTCCATCCTGCAGGCACCTTGGGTTGCAGAGATGAGTGGCAAATGGAGTCTGCCCCAAAAGTGTTATCTGGGAGAAAGCCAGACCTCTGTGAGACTGGAGGGCAGATATCCCCCTGCCAGTAGCCCCTGGAACCAGCACGTGGTTGCTGGACACCATGGCCTGGAGGGTGGCACGATCCAGGCTGAGCCCCTCCTCGGGCAGAGCTGAGTGAGCTTCACGCcaagctccctgaaggcagggaatgccttggccacccagagtcACTGAACAGCAGAGTTCTGGGGACCTTAGGGGTCAGTCAGGACAGCCTTCTCATTGTAGGGAAGAGCTAAGGCCAGAGAGAGCAGGTGGACTCTGTCAAGGTCATGAAGCTTGCTAAGGGCCAAGCGACTAGTTGAGCTCTCCTGACCTCGGAAACAGCCGAGGTCCAAGCTGGGGACTTGGCCAGAGCTTCAGGGCAGGGAGGGTAAGAGGGAGGCCTGGAAGAAGTGTGGGTCCTGGGCGTTTGCATCCCAAGCCAGCAAGAGTGGGCTCCGGAGTGTTCCTCCCCCAAGGGGCTGAAAGTGAGGGCCCTCTCTCTCCCCCGTGTCACTGGGGCCCTCCTCACCGTAGACCTTGAGCATCTGGGGATCTGAGATGCTGCTAAAGACGCTGCCACCGCGAGACTCCAGGTCCAGCTTAGCCAGGCAGGAGAAGTTGTAGTGTTTGTCCTCCCTGTGGGCTGTGCTGTTGAATGTGGCTATGGCCTCCTGGGGAGCAGGATTTTCCCTCCCAAAGGTCTGGGTGTGCAAGGTCTCATTGCCACGGAGCAGGGAGAGGGTGAGGCTCTCAAGCGGCTCCACGGCAGGCACCGTGCACTCCATGGTGAAGGGCTTGCCCACGGCCACCCAGCTGGGCTGCAGCTTCAGCGTGACCTGCTTTGGAGGCTCTGCAGGGGACAAAGGAGGGAGGTCTGGTCAGGATGGGGGTGCATGCAGTCCCCGCAGGCCCCACCTGGCGAGGGCCATCTCCTATCACTGCGGTGTTCCAGGTCCCTGGCTGGACTTGTTGGGGAGGCAGTGGCCTGGGGCCGGGGCTCTTGTGTgtaaggggaggaggaagggagcagTTCAGGGTGAAGGGCGGGCTGCGTGGTACTTTCACAGATGTCATGGTTTCAAGAATGGACAGGACGGGGGTTGTCAAGGGTTTACAAAGAGCAGGTCCGGAAATTGTACAGCCACCTGGAAAGATATAAAAGTTTgggtctgtctccctctcctccagaaattaaatacaaatttcaaaaattaaacaattgGATAATTATCTTGAGAGAGGCTTGGAAGAGAGTGCTCATTGAAACGGGGCACTCGAGGGACTGAACTGTGAGTCTCCACACCTAAGAGGCGGGGGCCGGAGCCAGGCCTGCCTTGGTTCTCCAGGGTCAGGTTCACGGCCACCACGATTCCTCACCTATTAAACAGGGCTCTTGGGGGTACCCCGGGATCCCTTTTGAACTAGAATACCTGGTTGCCTCTGCtcaccccccaccctcacccaggAGAATATGTTGGATTTAGGACATCCTTCTTCTGGTCCTCTGATGCTGGCGATGAGGAGGACCTAAGTGACACCCTCGGAGCCAAGATGTTGAGAGAATCGTGTCCCCAGTGGAAGGTTTTCATGGCTCatgggcaggtgtgtgtgtagTGGTCACACATGTGCCCTGGGCCCCTCAGGGGAAGGTATAGATACCAGGAGGTACCTCAGCCTTCTCTTCCTGAGGTGAAGGGGCCCAGCTCTCTTGGGGTACCCCCACTTTGGGCATGGGACGTGGGGTGCTCCAGCGACTGAGCTGGGAGGAGGCTATTAAGGCTGTGTTAGGAAATGGCTTTGGATGTGGGTGAGCCTTGGTTAGAGTGTCCTCCCCTGAGCGAGACTCGAACTCTGGGCTGCCTGCTTCTGAGAGACCAGCAAGCTCAAGGCGACCTGCCAAGGGTATGAGCAGGTTCCCAGCCCACTGGCCTGGTTTTGTCACCCCTGGAGCTCAGGGAGGCAGGGCCGTGAGGAGTGCCCAGGGGCAGTCACAGAGTAGCTTTGGGTACTGCAGTAGATGCAGGCTCTGCCCTGGGGGACAGCAGGGCCCTGCGGCACAGCCACTCACTGTACACGGTGATGTTGAGAACTTCATGCTGCAGGTTCCCGGAGCAGCTGAAGTAGCAGTGCAGGACCATGTTCTGGGAGATGTTTGAGACCAAGTAGGACTTCCACTGAGGTCCTTGGGCCAGTAGAGTCTTATTTAGGGAGGTCTCCAGACCACCCCTTTCAGGCTGGTCACAGTTGGTGCTGCAGTTGATTTCCCGGTACTCTTCGGGCTCAACCAACAGCGTCTCCGGCCTTATGTATATCTCAAACGCCTCACCAGCCCCTGGAAGACCAGAAACATGGAGCAGTGGAcatccctgctgccctgcccGTGGAGTTGTCTGCTGCTGGCAGTCAAGGCTCAGGGGCCTAGGAAGAAAGGCCATGGTCGGccccttcttctccttcccccttgTCAGGCCTCACCGCCCCACGCCCCACCGCAGGACCCCAGACCGAGGAGGCTGCCTCCCGCTGTCCCCGGCCCTTCTGCCCGGCAGCCCAGATCggccttcctcctgctcctgtcCCATCTCCATAGAGAGGGATCCTGCTCGACCTTTGAGGTCAGCCTGaatgtcccctcccccccacaggCCTGTGTCCCCTGTggccctccctcctttccttccttccacacgCAACTTTGGGACGCCTGCTGTGCAGGCCCTGGGTGTGCAGCAGTGGTCAAAGCAGACCAAACCCTGCCCCACCAGAGCTCCTGTCCTAGTGAGGGCGGCCGACAGTAAACAATGAACAGGACAGCCAGCCAGGCCGGTGGCGGTTAGTGCCAGaaaggggcagggagtggggtcCAGTGCCATTTTAATGGCTGTGCTCAGCAAAGGCCTCACCCTGACATGTGGGCAAAGACACGAAGGGGGTGGTGAGCCCTGCAGATATTGGGGGGCAGTGACCCACAGAAAGGGAACCGCCAGGGCAAAGACCCCCAGTTGGGAATATGCTTGGTGTGCAGGAGCGACGAGGAGGTCAGGATGGCTCACTCttgaggaggaaggcaggggagaAAGGTAACAGTATCACCTCGAAATGGTTATATTCATGCTGACGCGCCCTCAGACATCGTGCAGCTTCTAGAAGGCAGGGTCCTGGTTTTGCGTGTTTCCCTTTCAGCTTAGCACAATGCCCTGTGCATGGCAGACACCCAGGGAGAGTCTGATGCATGAAGACCGAGCCCTCAGTGCCCACCTGCACTCAGCGATGACCAGGAAGTGCTCGATCCCGGCCAGCTGGGCCCAGCCTGTGTCCTGGGCTCCCACCTCACCCGCAGGTCCCTGCCACCCCCCGCTCTCAGCTAGTGGCATATAATGAAGTGGCAAGAGAGGGCCTCTGTGGTGGGCAGCACTGGATTTGAATCAGAGTTTGCCGTGTACCAGTGGTGTGGCCTGGGGCAAGGTGCTTTCTTGCTCTTTAAAGAGCCCAGGTTTCTTCACCTGTCAAGTGGGCTAAGGGTTGTCATGAGGGTTCACTGAGACGGTGCTAGAAAAGCACCTGGCAGGTTGTTGGAGACACAGGGTACTCAGCACATGGTGGCATTTTCCTTCCTCATTCCCTTGACTCACTGAAAGCGGTTTCATTTTCACTTTGACTGCAGCCAGGTCATGGCCCCTGCCATCCCCAGGGCCCCTCTTGAAGACCAGCTGGGCACATGCCCTTGTCTTCCCTTGGACCCCAGCATCCCTTCACCTCCCGAGGACCCCAGCCAGCTCCCATCCGCATGCCACAAAGCCCTGGGGCCTATTCAGCCTGGTGTTCAAAAGGCCAGGCCCCCCAACCACTACCCAGGGGCCACAGGGACCAGAAGCCAGGCTGGCACAGGATCCTGTACCCATGGCAAGGTGGCCCCCGTGTGCAAAGCCTCAGCAACTTTAGGGGAGTGGGGCACCCACACTCTCTGGGCTGGCATGGGCCAAGTCAGGACCGCCAGGCACCTGGCTtacctgggcagcagagcagggcGAGGAGGGTGGCGGGCAGGCCCCAGCAACCAAAAGGGGCCATCTCTGGCGTTGTCCGCGGGCCCTGGGAAGTGGCCGAGGGCTGCCTGGAGGGAGACGGAGGGCTCGGGTTAGGGTGTGGTGACCTGGAGCCACAGCCCAAATCCCCAGCGTTCCGTGAGCTGATGACTGCATTTCCTCTCATTATCTGAGTGGTCTTTGGGAAGCCACGTGTGCTGGCCAGCTCCCACCCGGGCCTC
It encodes:
- the ICAM2 gene encoding intercellular adhesion molecule 2 codes for the protein MLNQRQLRQTGLITAVLPAAAALEPPRPSPRGQPSATSQGPRTTPEMAPFGCWGLPATLLALLCCPGAGEAFEIYIRPETLLVEPEEYREINCSTNCDQPERGGLETSLNKTLLAQGPQWKSYLVSNISQNMVLHCYFSCSGNLQHEVLNITVYKPPKQVTLKLQPSWVAVGKPFTMECTVPAVEPLESLTLSLLRGNETLHTQTFGRENPAPQEAIATFNSTAHREDKHYNFSCLAKLDLESRGGSVFSSISDPQMLKVYEPMQDSQMPVIIAAVSVLLFLFVASILLCFAFSQRWRQRRTGTYGVHASWVRLQRAFRAQPA